One bacterium BMS3Abin14 genomic window, TTTTTTTCGGGTGAGATGTTGGAGGAGGAGCCTGTTAAAATTACTCCAGCCACCCGTTTCGGTGGAAAGGGTTTTTTTGAATGGCTCTTTTCCTCGGATGATGTCGATGGAGAAAGTGGAAATAATTCCATAGGCGTATAGCCTCAATTAATCACTTTTTACGACCCTATCAACCCTTTGTTGCGAAAGGCAGAGAAATGGAACACACCAAACATTTGTGGCGAGCCGCGCTTATCTGGATCGTAATTACCCTCATCTACCTTCTTGGCCGCGGTCTTCTGGTGCCCGATACCTTCGGGGAATACGGTCACTTCAGGGGGGCAAACCTCGCCGAGCAGATGAACGTGCGGGTGCCCAAGCACGGCAACGGGCCCGAGTCGTGCGCTCCATGCCATGCGGAGCGGGTCAAGCATATCGCTCAGACCCCTCACCGGGTCATCAACTGTGAGACATGTCACGGCCCGTTGAGGTCTCACGTGGATTATCCCAGTATCGAGGCGTTCATGAAGGATCCGAGCAAATTCAAACGTACCGCCCCGATGGAGATCCATTCCGCTCAGGAACTATGCATCAAGTGTCACGATACCCAACCGGCCAAACCGGATGCTTTTCCCAAGGTTGAAGTGGTCCAGCACCTTAAGAGTATGGGCATGGAACTTACTCCCAACGTGTGCATGGAGTGTCATGATCCTCATGATCCCAAGATATAGGACCGGCAGGATTTATCAATAAATCCAATTTAGCGAGGAGTCGGCATGAAAGATTCAAGTAGACGAGGTTTCCTGCGGGCAGCGATAGGTGTCACCATTGTCGGGGCCACATCATCCGTGCTTTCCCTGTTTGCTCCCGGGAAGCTTAAAACTGCATTGGCGGCGACCGATATGCAGCCTGGAGGTTTTCCCGATGGGTATAATCCGTTTGACCATCTGTATTCTTACGTCATAAACCTGAAAAAATGCATCGGCTGCGGATCCTGCGTCCGGGCATGCAAGATGGAGAATGATGTGCCCGACGGTTTCTACCGGACATGGGTTGAGCGTTACCAGAAGGGTCATGACCGGCCGGCCGAGATAGATTCCCCCGATGGAGGCCTTTACGGGTTTCCCTCCAGCACGGCCGGCACCGAGGGCGTATCAAAGGCCTATTATGTTCCAAAAATGTGTAATCACTGCGTCCAGACCCCATGTGTCCAGGTCTGCCCATTCAGCGCGTCTTACTACGCTCCCGATGGTCTGGTTCTCGTAGATGGCGAACGGTGCATGGGGTGCGGCTACTGCGTCCAGGCCTGTCCCTATGCCAGCCGTTTCCTCAACCCCAAAACTCACACTGCCGACAAGTGTACCTGGTGTTATCATCGTATTTCCAGGGGGTTGAGACCGGCCTGCGTCCAGGCCTGTCCCACGGGCACCAGGATGTTCGGCGATGTCAAGGACCCCTATGACCCCGTGAGGCATATTATTGACAGTGACAGGATCGGTGTTCTCCAGCCGCATATGCTGACTAAACCGAAATGCTACTATATCGGGCTAGACAAGGAGGTCCGCTGATGAATGAGGTGCTAGGCTACGTATTTCCCAACGACCTCCACATCCTCTGGTCGTTGATGATCGTCCTCTATCCCTATGTCACAGGGCTGGTGGCGGGCGCCTTCATCGTTTCGTCCCTGTACCACGTATTCGAGTTCGAATCACTCAGGCCCATTGCCCGGTTTTCACTCATTGCCTCCCTGGCGTTTCTCCTCGTGGCGACATGGCCCCTTCTGCTCCACCTGGGCCATCCACTGCGGGGCATCAATGTCATGATAACCCCGAACTTCACCTCCGCCATGGCCGGATTCGGTTATTTTTACGGTGGATACATGGTCATTCTCCTGTTCGAGGTCTGGCTGGTGTACCGGAGGGATATCGTAACCTACGCCAAGAGGTCCCGCGGCCTGAAACAGTGGATCTATAAGCTCCTGGCTCTCGG contains:
- the ttrB_2 gene encoding tetrathionate reductase subunit B precursor, which translates into the protein MKDSSRRGFLRAAIGVTIVGATSSVLSLFAPGKLKTALAATDMQPGGFPDGYNPFDHLYSYVINLKKCIGCGSCVRACKMENDVPDGFYRTWVERYQKGHDRPAEIDSPDGGLYGFPSSTAGTEGVSKAYYVPKMCNHCVQTPCVQVCPFSASYYAPDGLVLVDGERCMGCGYCVQACPYASRFLNPKTHTADKCTWCYHRISRGLRPACVQACPTGTRMFGDVKDPYDPVRHIIDSDRIGVLQPHMLTKPKCYYIGLDKEVR